In Natronococcus occultus SP4, the following proteins share a genomic window:
- a CDS encoding S9 family peptidase — translation MGAYDIERYLNVRSAYGASFGPEGERLSFLMDTTGVAQVWTLEGAREWPEQRTFYEERVTFASWSPERPELIFGMDEGGDERAQLYRLDADTGAIENLTAMPDAKHRWGGWSHDGERFAFASNRRDESVFDIYVQDRDATGDEARLVYEGDGWLSLSGWSPDDSRLLVSQAYSNFDQDLYVLDLETEELDHLTPHEGDVRYGSASWAPDGEGIYLVTDEGAADTLYLAYLDLASGELETVVDDEWNVDGIALDDETGRFVYSRNVEGYTDLTVGEFDAENPTEFETVVEPDLPGGVAGGVSFGPDAERFAVSTSGDTVNTNVFVVDFETGETERWTSAPTAGIPRETFDESELVHVESFDGLEVPGFLTLPDDSDRNDETGDGVPVIVDIHGGPESQRRPSFSSVKQYFLDRGYAYFEPNVRGSAGYGADYAALDDVEKRMDSVADIEACVEWLQDHEAVDPDRIVAKGGSYGGFMVLAAMTEYPDLWAAGIDIVGIANFVTFLENTGDWRRELREAEYGSLEDDREFLEEISPTNNIEHIAAPLFVLHGENDPRVPVGEAEQIAEKAREQDVPVRKLLFEDEGHGFSKLENRIEAYSAIADFLDEHV, via the coding sequence ATGGGAGCCTACGACATCGAGCGGTATCTCAACGTCCGCAGCGCCTACGGCGCCTCCTTCGGTCCCGAGGGGGAGCGACTCTCCTTCCTGATGGACACCACCGGCGTCGCACAGGTCTGGACGCTCGAGGGGGCCCGCGAGTGGCCCGAGCAGCGTACGTTCTACGAGGAGCGAGTAACCTTCGCCTCCTGGTCGCCCGAACGGCCCGAACTGATATTCGGGATGGACGAGGGCGGCGACGAGCGCGCCCAGCTCTACCGGCTCGACGCCGACACCGGCGCGATCGAGAACCTGACCGCGATGCCCGACGCGAAACACCGCTGGGGCGGCTGGAGCCACGACGGCGAGCGGTTCGCGTTCGCCTCGAACCGACGCGACGAGTCCGTCTTCGACATCTACGTGCAGGATCGGGACGCAACGGGCGACGAGGCTCGGCTCGTCTACGAGGGCGACGGCTGGCTCTCCCTGTCGGGCTGGAGTCCCGACGACTCCCGGCTGCTGGTCTCGCAGGCCTACTCCAACTTCGATCAGGACCTGTACGTCCTCGATCTCGAGACCGAGGAGCTCGACCACCTCACACCCCACGAGGGCGACGTCCGCTACGGAAGCGCCAGCTGGGCGCCCGACGGAGAGGGAATCTACCTCGTGACCGACGAGGGAGCGGCTGACACGCTGTATCTGGCCTATCTGGACCTTGCAAGCGGCGAACTCGAGACGGTCGTCGACGACGAGTGGAACGTCGACGGTATCGCGCTGGACGACGAGACGGGACGGTTCGTCTACTCTCGGAACGTGGAGGGGTACACCGACCTCACCGTCGGCGAGTTCGACGCCGAGAACCCGACCGAGTTCGAGACCGTCGTCGAACCGGATCTGCCGGGCGGCGTCGCCGGTGGCGTGAGTTTCGGCCCCGACGCCGAGCGCTTCGCCGTCTCGACAAGCGGGGATACGGTCAACACGAACGTCTTCGTCGTCGATTTCGAGACCGGCGAGACCGAACGCTGGACGAGCGCGCCGACGGCAGGTATCCCCCGGGAGACGTTCGACGAGTCCGAGCTGGTTCACGTCGAGAGCTTCGACGGGCTCGAGGTGCCCGGCTTCCTCACGCTACCGGACGATTCCGATCGAAACGACGAAACCGGCGACGGCGTCCCCGTGATCGTCGATATCCACGGCGGGCCCGAGAGCCAGCGCCGACCCTCCTTCTCGAGTGTCAAGCAGTACTTCCTCGATCGGGGGTACGCCTACTTCGAGCCCAACGTTCGGGGGTCGGCGGGGTACGGCGCCGACTACGCCGCCCTCGACGACGTCGAGAAGCGGATGGACTCCGTAGCCGACATCGAGGCCTGCGTGGAGTGGCTCCAGGATCACGAGGCGGTCGACCCCGATCGGATCGTCGCCAAGGGCGGCTCCTACGGCGGGTTCATGGTCTTGGCCGCGATGACCGAGTACCCCGACCTGTGGGCAGCGGGGATCGACATCGTCGGCATCGCCAACTTCGTCACGTTCCTCGAGAACACCGGCGACTGGCGCCGCGAGCTACGGGAGGCCGAGTACGGCAGTCTCGAGGACGATCGGGAGTTCCTCGAGGAAATCTCGCCGACCAACAACATCGAGCATATCGCGGCGCCGCTGTTCGTCCTCCACGGCGAGAACGACCCCCGCGTTCCTGTCGGGGAAGCCGAACAGATCGCCGAGAAAGCCCGAGAGCAGGACGTTCCCGTGCGCAAGCTGCTCTTCGAGGACGAGGGCCACGGCTTCTCGAAGCTCGAGAACCGCATCGAGGCCTACTCGGCGATCGCCGACTTCCTCGACGAACACGTCTGA
- a CDS encoding ABC transporter ATP-binding protein, with amino-acid sequence MPAIETTALTKRYGEDVLAVDDLDLTVEKGEIFGFLGPNGAGKSTTINMLLDFVRPTSGSATVLGYDAQDDPGAIRDRIGVLPEGATLYERLTAREHVEWVADTKGVDLDVDATLERVGILADADRPAGGFSKGMRQRLGLGMALVGDPDLLVLDEPSSGLDPTGIQEMRELLRTEADDGTTVFFSSHILSEVEAICDRVGIMNAGRLVALDSIEALREEAADGATIELELATALDPDGLDLESVDGVSRSAVDGRTVTAVCEDPTVKVDVVRRLDERATVTDIRSTDTSLEELFNRYTDGTGSSGPRQSADESGPIEREVTA; translated from the coding sequence GTGCCCGCTATCGAAACGACAGCCCTGACCAAACGCTACGGCGAGGACGTCCTCGCCGTCGACGATCTCGACCTGACCGTCGAGAAAGGAGAGATCTTCGGCTTTCTGGGCCCGAACGGTGCCGGGAAGTCGACGACGATCAACATGCTGCTCGATTTCGTCCGGCCGACGTCGGGGTCCGCGACGGTGCTCGGTTACGACGCGCAGGACGATCCCGGCGCGATCCGCGATCGAATCGGCGTGTTACCGGAGGGAGCAACCCTCTACGAGCGACTGACGGCCCGCGAGCACGTCGAGTGGGTGGCCGATACGAAAGGGGTCGATCTCGACGTCGACGCGACCCTCGAGCGCGTCGGCATCCTCGCGGACGCCGACCGACCCGCCGGCGGCTTCTCGAAGGGGATGCGCCAGCGTCTCGGCCTCGGAATGGCGCTGGTCGGTGATCCGGACCTGCTCGTCCTCGACGAGCCGTCCTCGGGGCTGGACCCGACCGGGATCCAGGAGATGCGTGAACTGCTGCGCACGGAAGCCGACGACGGCACGACCGTCTTCTTCTCGAGTCACATCCTCTCTGAGGTCGAGGCGATCTGTGACCGCGTCGGTATCATGAACGCCGGCCGACTCGTTGCCCTGGACAGCATCGAGGCCCTTCGGGAGGAGGCTGCCGACGGGGCGACGATCGAACTCGAGCTGGCAACGGCTCTCGATCCCGACGGCCTCGATCTCGAGAGCGTCGACGGCGTCTCCCGATCGGCCGTCGACGGGAGAACGGTGACTGCCGTCTGCGAGGACCCGACGGTGAAAGTCGACGTGGTTCGACGTCTCGACGAGCGGGCGACGGTAACTGACATTCGCTCGACCGACACCTCCCTCGAGGAGCTGTTCAACCGCTACACCGACGGAACCGGAAGCTCCGGGCCGCGTCAGTCGGCCGACGAGTCCGGACCGATCGAGCGGGAGGTAACCGCATGA
- a CDS encoding ABC transporter permease subunit translates to MNVLSVARRDFLNVRRARLVWVPVVLYVLFMLLFYWGQSNTANPDFDVIMFSLATVGGVLLVPLVALVAAYLSIAGERGSGSIRYQLSLPVSRTDVVLGKLLSRAGVVLGSLLGAFALGIVVAWTFVPEMTVEYGDYAAFVGLTLLYALAYVSVAVAISAATASRSRAMGSAIGFFFVFNIGWNFLPVGPAYMAEFVFEELGLGYADEHIELIFSLSPTGAYLNGLGLVFPDAAMGGAASGFDAFYVQDWFMLVILAGWIVVPLAAGIWQFRRADLG, encoded by the coding sequence ATGAACGTCCTCTCGGTCGCCAGACGAGACTTTTTGAACGTTCGACGCGCCCGACTCGTCTGGGTACCCGTCGTGCTCTATGTCTTGTTCATGCTGCTTTTCTACTGGGGCCAGAGCAACACTGCGAACCCGGACTTCGACGTAATCATGTTCAGTCTCGCGACGGTCGGGGGCGTGTTGCTCGTTCCGCTGGTCGCGCTGGTCGCGGCCTACCTCTCTATCGCCGGCGAGCGTGGCTCGGGCAGTATTCGCTACCAGCTCAGCCTTCCGGTCTCACGGACCGACGTCGTCCTCGGCAAACTCCTCTCCCGAGCGGGCGTCGTCCTCGGCTCGTTGCTCGGCGCGTTTGCCCTCGGAATCGTCGTCGCCTGGACGTTCGTCCCGGAGATGACCGTCGAGTACGGCGACTATGCCGCTTTCGTCGGGCTCACGCTGCTGTACGCGCTCGCGTACGTCTCGGTCGCCGTCGCGATCTCGGCGGCTACCGCGAGCCGATCGCGGGCGATGGGCAGCGCGATCGGCTTTTTCTTCGTCTTCAACATCGGCTGGAATTTCCTCCCGGTTGGCCCCGCCTACATGGCCGAGTTCGTCTTCGAGGAGCTCGGTCTGGGATACGCCGACGAACACATCGAACTCATCTTCAGTCTCAGTCCGACTGGCGCCTATCTCAACGGGCTCGGGCTCGTCTTTCCTGACGCGGCGATGGGCGGAGCTGCAAGCGGGTTCGACGCCTTCTACGTCCAGGACTGGTTCATGCTCGTGATCCTTGCGGGGTGGATCGTCGTTCCGCTCGCGGCGGGCATCTGGCAGTTCCGACGCGCCGACCTCGGCTAG
- a CDS encoding NAD(P)-dependent glycerol-1-phosphate dehydrogenase — MFEKSTWIRLPRNVIVGHDVLSSVVDAVDELHLQGRPLFVTSPTPCRLAAEPIAADFEAVGVEPAVVTVESASFDAVEDVIETAEAADVSYLVGIGGGKAIDIAKMASEQLGMGFLSVPTAASHDGIVSNRGSVPDGDSRHSVAAEPPLAVIADTGVLAEAPWELTTAGCADIISNYTAVMDWRLARRLQNVEYSEYAAALSEMTAEILVDNADHVRPGLEESAWVVTKALMSSGVAMSIAGSSRPASGAEHLFSHQLDRLAPGAALHGHQVGVGSIMTAYLHGGERGIWTDIRDALASIDAPTTAAELGIDDGTVIEALTTCHAIRDRYTILGNGMNERAAREVATKTGVIDD; from the coding sequence ATGTTCGAGAAGTCGACGTGGATTCGCCTCCCGCGGAACGTGATCGTCGGCCACGACGTGCTCTCGAGCGTCGTCGACGCCGTCGACGAGCTCCACCTCCAGGGGCGACCGCTGTTCGTGACCAGCCCGACGCCGTGTCGCCTCGCGGCCGAACCGATCGCGGCCGACTTCGAGGCCGTCGGCGTCGAGCCCGCGGTCGTCACCGTCGAGTCGGCGTCGTTCGACGCCGTCGAGGACGTCATCGAGACCGCCGAGGCCGCGGACGTCTCCTACCTCGTCGGGATCGGCGGCGGGAAGGCGATCGACATCGCGAAGATGGCCAGCGAACAGCTCGGGATGGGGTTTCTCTCGGTGCCGACCGCGGCCAGCCACGACGGGATCGTCAGCAACCGCGGCTCGGTGCCCGATGGCGACAGCCGCCACAGCGTCGCCGCCGAGCCACCGCTTGCCGTAATCGCCGACACCGGCGTCCTCGCGGAGGCCCCCTGGGAGCTGACGACTGCGGGCTGTGCCGACATCATCTCGAACTACACCGCCGTGATGGACTGGCGGCTCGCCCGCCGGCTCCAGAACGTCGAGTACTCCGAGTACGCCGCCGCGCTCTCGGAGATGACCGCCGAGATCCTCGTCGACAACGCCGACCACGTTCGACCCGGGCTCGAGGAGTCGGCCTGGGTCGTCACCAAGGCGCTGATGTCATCCGGGGTCGCGATGAGCATCGCCGGGTCCTCGCGTCCCGCAAGCGGGGCCGAACACCTCTTCTCCCACCAGCTCGATCGGCTCGCGCCCGGGGCAGCCCTGCACGGCCACCAGGTTGGGGTCGGCTCGATCATGACCGCCTACCTCCACGGCGGCGAGCGGGGAATCTGGACCGACATCCGTGACGCCCTGGCGAGCATCGACGCGCCGACGACCGCGGCCGAGCTCGGGATCGACGACGGGACGGTGATCGAGGCACTGACGACCTGCCACGCGATCCGCGATCGCTACACGATTCTGGGCAACGGGATGAACGAGCGGGCGGCCCGCGAGGTTGCGACGAAGACGGGCGTCATCGACGACTAA
- a CDS encoding NAD-dependent epimerase/dehydratase family protein: MDDALVIGGTRFIGRHLVDELLEHGYDVTIFNRGSHENPFADDDRVRRIEGDRTNDSALEAAAIEAEPDAVFDCVAYYPKDVQAATRIFENCEAYVFVSSGAAYGREEIPKREDATPLADCSPEQAVDDSGATYGPRKAEGDRAVFAAAERGVRSMAVRPCIVYGPHDYTERLDFWIDRVNRFDRVVVPGDGTNVWHRAYVEDVASALRIVAERGEAGEAYNVGDRRLATLEETLGLIADQLDTTVEVVTAGPRELAAGDIEPADYVLYREYPHVLATGKLAGLGWESTPIDEAMARSVGDHLESDRDGSEHEPDRESEERVLGILDTL, translated from the coding sequence ATGGACGACGCACTCGTTATCGGCGGCACGCGCTTTATCGGCCGCCACCTCGTCGACGAACTCCTCGAGCACGGCTACGACGTGACGATCTTCAACCGGGGGAGCCACGAGAACCCCTTCGCCGACGACGACCGCGTCCGTCGGATCGAGGGCGACCGAACGAACGACTCGGCGCTCGAGGCGGCCGCGATCGAGGCCGAGCCCGACGCGGTCTTCGACTGCGTCGCCTACTACCCGAAGGACGTCCAGGCCGCGACCCGGATCTTCGAGAACTGCGAGGCCTACGTCTTCGTCTCGAGCGGCGCGGCCTACGGCCGCGAGGAGATTCCGAAACGCGAGGACGCGACCCCACTCGCGGACTGCAGCCCGGAGCAGGCCGTCGACGACTCCGGCGCGACCTACGGCCCCCGCAAGGCCGAGGGCGATCGGGCGGTGTTCGCCGCCGCGGAGCGCGGGGTCAGGTCCATGGCGGTCAGACCCTGTATCGTTTATGGGCCCCACGACTACACCGAGCGACTCGACTTCTGGATCGACCGCGTCAACCGCTTCGATCGGGTCGTCGTCCCCGGCGACGGAACCAACGTCTGGCACCGCGCGTACGTCGAGGACGTCGCCAGCGCCTTACGGATCGTCGCCGAGCGCGGCGAGGCCGGCGAGGCCTACAACGTCGGCGACCGACGGCTTGCCACGCTCGAGGAGACCCTCGGGCTGATCGCCGACCAGCTCGACACCACGGTCGAGGTCGTCACCGCCGGCCCTCGCGAGCTCGCGGCCGGCGACATCGAGCCCGCGGACTACGTCCTCTACCGGGAGTACCCCCACGTCCTCGCGACCGGGAAGCTCGCGGGGCTGGGCTGGGAGTCGACGCCGATCGACGAGGCGATGGCCCGCTCGGTCGGCGACCACCTCGAGAGCGATCGCGACGGGAGCGAACACGAGCCCGACCGCGAGAGCGAGGAGCGTGTGCTGGGGATCCTCGACACGCTCTGA
- a CDS encoding GIY-YIG nuclease family protein yields MSGTYVLAIDVDAPTSLTVGALGELAFEAETYAYVGSAFGSGGFARLDRHRELARGERDVRHWHVDYLLGSDAATLEAAVRFPDADRECELAASLPGEAVPDFGSSDCDCGSHLLETPDLETLLEAATDAGGVRGTDGSSSAQTASTRSKR; encoded by the coding sequence ATGAGCGGCACCTACGTCCTCGCGATCGACGTCGACGCGCCGACGAGCCTGACGGTCGGCGCGCTGGGCGAGCTGGCGTTCGAGGCAGAAACGTACGCCTACGTCGGCAGCGCGTTCGGTTCTGGCGGGTTCGCACGGCTGGATCGCCACCGCGAGCTGGCCCGCGGCGAGCGCGACGTGCGCCACTGGCACGTCGACTACCTGCTCGGAAGCGACGCGGCGACCCTCGAGGCGGCCGTCAGGTTCCCCGACGCCGACCGGGAGTGCGAGCTCGCCGCCTCGCTCCCCGGGGAGGCGGTTCCCGACTTCGGGTCCTCGGACTGTGACTGCGGGTCCCACCTGCTGGAGACGCCCGACCTCGAGACGTTGCTCGAGGCGGCGACGGACGCGGGCGGCGTCCGCGGGACTGACGGGTCGTCCAGCGCTCAGACCGCCTCGACGCGCTCGAAGAGGTAG
- a CDS encoding ABC transporter permease has protein sequence MKLVDPTAIYALWLRDLKRFLRTPSRIAGSIAMPLLFLVFLGFGFDGAMIPGLPEDVDYLQFLVPGMVGFAMLFGASFAGMSILSDRDIGFLKEILVAPVSRTSIVLGRIAGGSTTALVQALLILLLSIPLGFRIASPLSLPLALVFLVLIAITFVGFGIALASQFSDSEGFGLVVQFVIFPLFFLSGAIYPVSSLPEPVQLVAMLNPLTYGVDGLRAALVGTSEYPIALDLGALVVSATITVAVGTYLFERVEAV, from the coding sequence ATGAAGCTCGTCGATCCGACGGCGATCTACGCGCTCTGGCTGCGGGACCTCAAGCGGTTCCTCCGGACGCCCTCTCGGATCGCCGGCTCGATCGCGATGCCGCTGCTCTTTCTCGTCTTTCTGGGCTTTGGCTTCGACGGGGCGATGATTCCCGGCCTTCCCGAGGACGTCGACTACCTCCAGTTTCTCGTCCCGGGGATGGTCGGGTTCGCGATGCTGTTCGGGGCCTCGTTCGCCGGCATGTCGATCCTCTCTGACCGGGACATCGGCTTCCTGAAGGAGATTCTCGTCGCACCGGTCAGTCGCACCTCGATCGTGCTCGGACGGATCGCGGGCGGCTCGACCACGGCGCTGGTGCAGGCGCTGTTGATCCTCCTGCTGTCGATCCCGCTCGGGTTCCGGATCGCGAGCCCGCTCTCCCTGCCGCTCGCGCTGGTCTTTCTGGTCCTGATCGCGATCACGTTCGTCGGCTTCGGGATCGCGCTGGCCTCCCAGTTCAGCGACAGCGAGGGGTTCGGACTCGTCGTCCAGTTCGTCATCTTCCCGTTGTTTTTCCTCTCGGGGGCGATCTACCCCGTCTCGAGCCTGCCCGAGCCGGTGCAGCTAGTGGCCATGCTCAACCCGCTGACCTACGGCGTCGACGGGCTGCGCGCGGCGCTCGTGGGCACTTCGGAGTACCCGATCGCGCTCGATCTCGGGGCGCTCGTCGTCTCGGCGACGATCACGGTCGCCGTCGGCACCTACCTCTTCGAGCGCGTCGAGGCGGTCTGA
- a CDS encoding daunorubicin resistance protein DrrA family ABC transporter ATP-binding protein has protein sequence MAAIRVDGLTRTFGETTAVDDLSFTVADGELFGLLGPNGAGKSTLINVLVTLLRPTAGTATVDGHDVREDTAAVRNSIGVVFQEPALDEELTGAENLAFHARLYGMGRERRAERIDDVLELVGLEDERDQAVGTYSGGMKRRLEIGRGLLHEPAVLFLDEPTVGLDAQTRRDTWEYIRRLNREGVSIVLTTHYIEEAEQLCDRVAIVDDGEIAAIDTPTALKESLGGDVVRIELEDGAASLGDRLDARAWVREYAVTGDVLEVTVERGDAQVAELVRLADDVGASIVAVDVRRPTLETVFLSLTDATIEDGRRRADDSESVLEPSTGRADDAARSIHASGENR, from the coding sequence ATGGCCGCGATACGCGTCGACGGGCTGACCAGAACGTTCGGGGAGACGACCGCGGTTGACGACCTCTCGTTTACCGTCGCGGACGGCGAGCTGTTCGGCCTGCTCGGCCCGAACGGCGCCGGAAAGTCGACGTTGATCAACGTTCTCGTCACCCTCCTCCGGCCGACCGCCGGAACCGCGACGGTCGACGGCCACGACGTTCGCGAGGACACCGCCGCGGTCCGCAACAGCATCGGCGTCGTCTTCCAGGAGCCCGCGCTCGACGAGGAGCTGACCGGGGCGGAGAACCTCGCCTTTCACGCGCGGCTGTACGGGATGGGACGGGAGCGACGCGCCGAGCGGATCGACGACGTCCTCGAGCTCGTCGGGCTCGAGGACGAGCGCGACCAGGCGGTCGGTACCTACTCCGGCGGGATGAAACGCCGCCTCGAGATCGGTCGCGGACTCCTCCACGAGCCCGCGGTGCTCTTTCTCGACGAGCCGACCGTCGGTCTGGACGCCCAGACCCGACGGGACACCTGGGAATACATCCGCCGGCTGAACCGCGAGGGGGTGTCGATCGTCCTGACGACCCACTACATCGAGGAGGCAGAGCAGCTCTGTGACCGCGTTGCGATCGTCGACGACGGGGAGATCGCCGCGATCGATACCCCGACGGCGCTCAAGGAATCCCTCGGCGGCGATGTCGTCCGCATCGAGCTCGAGGACGGCGCCGCGTCGCTGGGCGATCGCCTCGACGCGCGGGCCTGGGTCCGGGAGTACGCGGTTACCGGGGACGTCCTCGAGGTCACGGTCGAGCGCGGGGACGCGCAGGTCGCGGAGCTGGTGCGGCTGGCCGACGACGTCGGCGCGTCGATCGTCGCCGTCGACGTCCGTCGGCCGACCCTGGAGACGGTGTTTCTCTCGCTTACGGACGCGACCATCGAGGACGGCCGTCGCCGAGCCGACGACTCGGAGTCCGTCCTCGAACCGTCGACCGGTCGAGCCGACGACGCGGCCCGGTCTATCCACGCGTCGGGGGAGAACCGATGA
- a CDS encoding peroxidase-related enzyme (This protein belongs to a clade of uncharacterized proteins related to peroxidases such as the alkylhydroperoxidase AhpD.): MSDADADSEPVLREDAMERFPVPDYEDVPEDLRERIDEETERAGFTPNVFSALAYKPSHFRAFVAYHDALVEDTALEREEIEMIVVAVSGVNHCYYCNVAHGALVRIYADDPLLADQLVANYRTADINDAHRTMLDVAVKLTEHPAAVEKEDLETLREAGFSEEALWDIASVTAFYNLSNRLATFAEMRPNEEFHTLGR, translated from the coding sequence ATGTCCGACGCCGACGCTGATTCGGAACCCGTACTGCGAGAGGACGCGATGGAACGGTTCCCCGTCCCCGACTACGAGGACGTCCCCGAGGACCTCCGGGAGCGAATCGACGAGGAGACCGAGCGCGCCGGATTCACGCCGAACGTGTTCTCGGCACTGGCGTACAAACCCTCGCATTTCCGGGCCTTCGTCGCCTACCACGACGCCCTGGTCGAGGACACGGCCCTCGAGCGCGAGGAGATCGAAATGATCGTCGTCGCGGTCTCGGGGGTGAACCACTGCTACTACTGTAACGTCGCCCACGGCGCCCTGGTGCGGATCTACGCCGACGATCCGCTGCTTGCCGACCAGCTGGTCGCGAACTACCGCACTGCCGACATCAACGACGCCCACCGAACGATGTTGGACGTCGCCGTGAAGCTCACCGAGCACCCGGCCGCAGTCGAGAAAGAAGACCTCGAGACCCTTCGCGAGGCGGGATTCAGCGAGGAAGCCCTGTGGGACATCGCCTCGGTGACGGCATTTTACAACCTGAGCAATCGGCTGGCGACGTTCGCCGAGATGCGGCCGAACGAGGAGTTCCACACGCTGGGGCGGTAG
- a CDS encoding mechanosensitive ion channel family protein, with protein sequence MIATIVLLVAWYGSKLTARTSRPQIRKRIQRRSVAEVVLRLFRAVVLLFAGFAVLGIYGVDLSDLVLSATIISAVVGVILAPVASDVVGGFFILTNRPYEVGDMIELTDREESGHVIDVTLRYTKIRTLENTFLVVPNSTIRERDVVNLSADDVALAGLDPLPRHLRGGSRGGPGAARGRRRGDRRRRRGRARDRDGRNEVPRPAAGVYRGVRGPRRSTPAQLLGRTPLSVPTDALEIDEEVWDRLEDADVEIAYPHTHLVFDETSGTARVALDRGRDDARPETVLQDGDAEDDGEASVAD encoded by the coding sequence GTGATCGCGACGATCGTCCTGCTCGTCGCCTGGTACGGTTCGAAGCTGACCGCCCGAACGAGTCGGCCCCAGATCCGCAAGCGAATACAACGACGGTCGGTCGCCGAAGTCGTGTTGCGACTGTTTCGGGCCGTCGTGCTGTTGTTCGCCGGCTTCGCGGTGCTTGGCATCTACGGCGTCGATCTCTCGGATCTCGTGCTCTCGGCGACGATCATCTCGGCCGTCGTCGGCGTGATCCTGGCACCGGTCGCGAGCGACGTCGTCGGCGGCTTCTTCATCCTCACGAACCGCCCCTACGAGGTCGGGGATATGATCGAGTTGACCGACCGGGAGGAGAGTGGCCACGTCATCGACGTCACGCTCCGGTACACGAAGATCCGGACCCTCGAAAACACCTTCCTGGTCGTTCCCAACTCGACGATCCGCGAGCGCGACGTCGTCAATCTCTCGGCCGACGACGTCGCGCTCGCGGGTCTCGATCCCCTTCCTCGTCACCTACGAGGGGGATCTCGAGGCGGCCCGGGAGCTGCTCGAGGACGCCGCCGCGGGGATCGACGGCGTCGTCGAGGGCGGGCCAGGGATCGCGATGGGCGGAACGAAGTACCCCGTCCAGCCGCGGGCGTTTATCGAGGCGTTCGCGGACCACGGCGTTCGACTCCAGCTCAACTTCTGGGTCGAACGCCCCTATCTGTCCCGACTGATGCGCTCGAGATCGACGAGGAAGTCTGGGACCGCCTCGAGGACGCCGACGTCGAGATCGCCTACCCCCACACCCACCTGGTGTTCGACGAGACCAGCGGCACCGCCCGCGTCGCCCTCGACCGCGGACGCGACGACGCGCGCCCGGAGACGGTGTTGCAGGACGGCGACGCCGAGGACGACGGCGAAGCGTCCGTCGCCGACTGA